TGGTCGCTGCGCCAAAGCTGATAGAAATGGGTAATGGCATAGATAGCCGCGAAGAAACTGCCGTTCAGCCACCGACGACGCTGCATAATGAATTCGGCCATCTGGTCCGGCACATCAGTTTCACCGGTCGATGATTTGACGTATTGGAGTAACCAGCGGCAGTTGCGCTTGGTGACAATTTCGAAACACAAGATCCGATCCTCAGCCAGATACATATTGGCAGTGAAAATACCGGCATTAGCACCATGCATTTTCTCTCCGAGGAAGTATCGCTCCAGTGGGCCCTGGCCATTTTTATCGTTCTGCAGTGCTATATAGCGATAGGCCGAGAAGGCACCTGGAAGCACGGAAATAAACCCGAAGGCTGACTCCAAGGGCTTGTCGAGAATGTTACTCAGCTTGTACTCGAAGTTTTGCCCAGCGATCAATGGGTTGAACAGCTTCTTTCCGTGGTTTAACATGACCTTGATCTCACCGCAAGCTCCTCCGCACATGGGTTCGACATCGAAAGCCTTCCACAGACGATAGATCGAGTCCTTACCCGGCTGGGTACCGGCATCGAGCAAGACACAGATATTAGGATCAAGGACACGACCGAAAGCCTGGAAAAACCAGCGATGCGAGTTGATTTTCTTCTGGTTCTTTTCCTTGAGGCAGAAAATCATCTGCACGGGAACTCCAGAGCGAGGTTTAAGATGGACCTGGGACCCCTTCAACTCCAAACCAACTTGCGTTGTGTACTCGTAAATGTGCGCCGTGACATCCTCGCCGTTGACTTGCTGCTTTGCAATGCCGTCCTGATAACAACCTAGACCGGCCATCACTGCGCGAGTCCGCGGGTTGATTTTCGCACGACCATCACTAATGACACAGAccacaatcttcttccaggcgtcCTTTCCCCAGGTTTTGCTTCGAGTTCTCGAACACATGTGCTCTATGTTCTTGAAAACACCGACCATTGTTCTTGCGAAAAGGAAGTCATCCTCATTGTACATGGTGACGACAATGAAGAGCTCTGTGTGTCGTGGTTTGGCGAAAAGCTTTTGACGCAGGGTGAAGCGCTTCTCAAAGAAGTCCGCTGGATCACAAGTGGCGGCAGAATAGCGCATATGTGTGAATTCGTCACGCTGAGAGTTCTCGGAGTGGGGGATCTGGTTGAGCAGTTTCGGTGCGATAGGGCAGTCGAGGACAAGGTTACCCTCGAACAATGGAACTTCTTTGACGGTCTTCCATCGTCGAATTGGAGCAGGACTCGGTGTAGGAGCAATGGTAGTGTCCTCTTGGTAATCATCGCTGTATGGATTTTGCGCGCGAAAAGGATCGTCTTGTTGGAGGATCGGTTCATCATCGTTATAGGAATGCTGGGGCCCAGAGTAGTTTCCTAGATCATAATCATCATGGCCTGGAGTAACTGTGGGTTGGTATGGTTGGGTATAGTAAGCATCATGGTGTGCTTCAGGATCTACAGAGTACTCGTAGCCCGGGTAGTTGGGTGGGTGTCGCGATTCGTAAGAGTCGTTGTGGCCGTATGATTGAGGAAGTCTCTCGACGGAGAACTTTCGAGGAACGAGGTTCAGTTTCGTCACATACATGGTTCGGGTAATGGGATTGACTTACTGTAGGTTGTTCCATCAATCTGTCGCTTGAGGGCATTTGTAGGTGGTCGTGCGGGCCATATGGGCCATCAGAGAGCTGGTAGCCATCTAGAGGGCGCCCGGGAGAGGGCGATCGATTGCTTAGGTTGCTGTGCTGCATAATGGGCGAACGTGCGTCGTGGCCGTCGTCCCCATAGGGGTCTCCTAAGCTCAGATGTCAACGAATTGTTGGGTATGCGCAAGGACAACAGTGATGCTGCACGAGGAACAACACCCGCGAAAGCTCAAGGCCTTGAACAGCTGTTATGTAAATGAAGCAGGGCTCCGGGGCTCGCgctataatactagtacgAATTGGCCCCTCCAAGGGTGCGGTGCAACTCTTCGGAAGCTAGAGTTTCAGAAAGGAAATTTGATGCCGAGAATGAAGGGGAGCCGCGCAATGTAATCACAAGCAGAATAACCAAGTAATGGTACTGCAAcacgaagaaaaggagacTAATGGTGTACTAACCCAAGCGATTATAGGACATGTTGGCGGCCGGCTATTATTGAGCGATCAGCCGGTTCCAATAGTGGGCGACCCCTTCGAGATTCCTCTTGGAGGAGAGTGTGGAATGCGACAAAGCGCTGGATGGCTTATGAAGCTTAAACCCCCGGTTTCTCGGCGGAGTCTTAGAAATGAGAGAGAGGCAAGGGAGTGGGGTTGGTTGTGTCCGGCAGttattgaagatggaaatATTGTGGTTTTGCACGATATATGGAGGAGTAAAGAAATAATaaggacgatgatgaagctggaagagggcGCGGCGATTTGCAGGTTGTTTGACTGACGGGGCCGTCGAAACGAGCGCCAAGGGCAGTGGAGCGCCGCGCCACAGGTATTCAAAGGTGCCTATTTGATCTGGGGCAGAACAAGGATCTCAATCTTGAGCTGAAAATAGTTGTCTATCCACGATCGTCATCGCCTTGGGAGGTTCGGCTTTGAGGTTCACAAGTACCTAATCACTACGACCACACTCGGAATTGTGGTCGCATCACATGTGCTCCCGGAGACGAGGATGCCACCAAGTCCTTTTGAGCTGTTCGTGAAACAGAATCCCCTGAAACAATCTCTACCCACCCAATAATGAATATCAGCGACCATCCATGGAAAGAACCGTCGAATTGGCGCACCAAGGATCGGTTGATAACCAGGAGCCCCACGCTGTCGCTGGGCCAACCACTGACTCCGGGCGCTGCTCTGCACCGCCACGTCTATGTGGCGGTGGTATTTCCTGTGCGTATGATTCGCCTTTTATCTTCTTTGATCTTTGGTCCGACTGTCCCTGCAGTTCTTTTTTTAACTTATACTGGAGCCTGCAGCTGTCTTACTTGCCTGTCGGAGGTTGTCGTACGCTTCAGTCGTCATTCGAGGTGAATAAGCGGGGTATCGTTAACTTTCCGCAGCCTTTGATAGAGCAACGCCATTTGTGAATATCCAGTTATCCACCAAGCAGTCGTTAACTCCAGAGTAGCAGCTGACAAGGCTGAGTTCACTATATTCAAGTGCCCGCTTGGGTAACTCAAGACTCAGCTGATGGGCTAACCAGCCGTAAGACCCAATTCTTAGTCATTGTCATTCATTTAGTTACCTCGTTCTTCAGGTATTGTTGAGAGCGACCATGGTCCATCGAAGGAGGATCGGATTCTTCGACACAGTGGCGACCGCGGAAAATATGTGTTGCCTCAGGCTCTGAGTCTATCTGATAACTAACTTAAAGACTGGCGCTAAAACCCCGCCTCCTTCAAGCATTCACCATCAAAGGAATCCATAGTTGCAGGTCCATATAGACAAAGCAATAGAATGACGGCACCAAATTCTTCCAATGGCCCGCCGGTCACCGTTTTGTTCGTCTGCCTTGGCAATATCTGTACGATGGCCCTTTCCCCCCTTATTTTGCGATATACCTAAAACTAATGCGACACCAGGCCGTTCTCCAATGGCAGAAGGCGTTTTTCGCAATGTTGCTGCCAACCACCCCCTAATCAGCAATATCGATTCTGCTGGCACAGCAGCATACCATGCTGGTGAACCGTCTGATTCACGCACCATGTCCACACTCCGTCGTCATAATATCCGGAATTACAGCCACGCCGCCCGGAAGGTCACTCTTGAGGACTTCCTCAATTTCGATTACTTGTTCGCCATGGACGAATATAACTTGGAAGACCTGTTGGATTTGCGTAACTCTGTCCTATCTTCGTCAGGAAAAACGGCTTCGCACGTGGCCCGTGGCAAAGGCACCAGGGCCGCAACCGCTGCTTCAGTAGCTGCTAGTGTTGAGGCTGGTGCTAAAGTTGCAGAGGTGCGTCTTTTTGGTGACTACGGACCTGGGGGTTCCTTACACGAACGAGTCGGTGGTGGAGAGGCAGTCCAGGACCCTTATTATGGCGGGGCAAATGGCTTTGAGGAGGTCTACCAGCAGGTGGCGCGATTCTCGAAAAACTTCCTCGATtacttggagaaggagaatcAGAATTAGAGACAAGATGattgtttatatatatacccataCTTGCTAGATCAAAAAATACATAGATACTTGTTCAAAATACAGCGACGATCCGCTTAAGCTCCAAGATGGAATCCCCTATGGTACAAGTTATGGTAAACCTATAATATACAATGTTGGTAACCCGTTCAGGATTTATTTTGCCAATCATACTCTTTCGCTGATCTTGATGGCCGCTCTGCACCCGAGTCGGATAGCATTGACAAGGGGATCGTATGGCCGTGCCTCCTTGGAATCGTTCTCAACAGCATGGTCTAGATGTTCGAGTTCCTCATCCCGGATTCTTCGAAAAGTCGTgagcatctccttcagctcatcatccagctcctctccaCGACTGTGCGCCTCGGCTTCCCACGACAAAATTTCCCGAACTTGATCGTTGTAATGTGAGCCGATTTCTGTTTCCACAGCTTCAGTACAGGCCATCGCTGCCTCTCGTCCCATGACACCCGTCGACCAGCCCAGAAAAGTCGCTGCAGTTTCCCAAACCGGGTACATCGCCGTCGGGCGCACTCGATGCTTGGAAATTTTCTCGTTGAATGTCGTGA
This genomic interval from Aspergillus puulaauensis MK2 DNA, chromosome 7, nearly complete sequence contains the following:
- the chsA gene encoding chitin synthase I (CAZy:GT2_Chitin_synth;~COG:M;~EggNog:ENOG410PF8Q;~InterPro:IPR029044,IPR004835,IPR004834,IPR013616;~PFAM:PF01644,PF08407,PF13632;~TransMembrane:7 (o564-583i604-627o639-661i673-697o717-739i846-868o888-914i);~go_function: GO:0004100 - chitin synthase activity [Evidence IEA];~go_function: GO:0016758 - transferase activity, transferring hexosyl groups [Evidence IEA];~go_process: GO:0006031 - chitin biosynthetic process [Evidence IEA]), encoding MSYNRLGDPYGDDGHDARSPIMQHSNLSNRSPSPGRPLDGYQLSDGPYGPHDHLQMPSSDRLMEQPTFSVERLPQSYGHNDSYESRHPPNYPGYEYSVDPEAHHDAYYTQPYQPTVTPGHDDYDLGNYSGPQHSYNDDEPILQQDDPFRAQNPYSDDYQEDTTIAPTPSPAPIRRWKTVKEVPLFEGNLVLDCPIAPKLLNQIPHSENSQRDEFTHMRYSAATCDPADFFEKRFTLRQKLFAKPRHTELFIVVTMYNEDDFLFARTMVGVFKNIEHMCSRTRSKTWGKDAWKKIVVCVISDGRAKINPRTRAVMAGLGCYQDGIAKQQVNGEDVTAHIYEYTTQVGLELKGSQVHLKPRSGVPVQMIFCLKEKNQKKINSHRWFFQAFGRVLDPNICVLLDAGTQPGKDSIYRLWKAFDVEPMCGGACGEIKVMLNHGKKLFNPLIAGQNFEYKLSNILDKPLESAFGFISVLPGAFSAYRYIALQNDKNGQGPLERYFLGEKMHGANAGIFTANMYLAEDRILCFEIVTKRNCRWLLQYVKSSTGETDVPDQMAEFIMQRRRWLNGSFFAAIYAITHFYQLWRSDHSIIRKLMLLVETLYQTINLLFAWFGIGNFFLVFHILTTYLGEKNLLGTAGKVLGVVFEWLYLATLVTCFVLSLGNRPGGSNKLYMTMVYFWVFIMIYLAFAAVFVTVRSIQEEVKDNNFTFSTLFTNSTFFSIIVSLGSTYVMWFIASIIFLDPWHMFTCFIQYILLTPTYINVLNIYAFCNTHDITWGTKGDDKAEKLPSAHTKPGGKVDVNIPQDDRDLNTQYDAELMKFSMKPPKEIKTISEDERQADYYKGFRSAVVLVWVFCNFALGAVVLSAAGLDRFSDDPEKADKEENNRSMIYMAVVLWSVAGLSIFKFLGAMWYLVVRMFRGV
- the ltpA gene encoding tyrosine protein phosphatase LTP1 (BUSCO:EOG09265A08;~COG:T;~EggNog:ENOG410PN7B;~InterPro:IPR023485,IPR017867,IPR036196;~PFAM:PF01451;~go_function: GO:0004725 - protein tyrosine phosphatase activity [Evidence IEA];~go_process: GO:0006470 - protein dephosphorylation [Evidence IEA]), which gives rise to MTAPNSSNGPPVTVLFVCLGNICRSPMAEGVFRNVAANHPLISNIDSAGTAAYHAGEPSDSRTMSTLRRHNIRNYSHAARKVTLEDFLNFDYLFAMDEYNLEDLLDLRNSVLSSSGKTASHVARGKGTRAATAASVAASVEAGAKVAEVRLFGDYGPGGSLHERVGGGEAVQDPYYGGANGFEEVYQQVARFSKNFLDYLEKENQN
- a CDS encoding demethoxyubiquinone hydroxylase family protein (COG:H;~EggNog:ENOG410PIYJ;~InterPro:IPR009078,IPR011566;~PFAM:PF03232;~go_function: GO:0004497 - monooxygenase activity [Evidence IEA];~go_process: GO:0006744 - ubiquinone biosynthetic process [Evidence IEA]), whose translation is MNSLTAVRRCYSPSCCRPTAPLLLDFLAPSALRRQYHASPIYKSAESESSPESPKPKYVLNKRQREFLDSALRVNQAGELAATLIYTAQTPQVVRSHPHLRPLMKHMYDQEEGHLTTFNEKISKHRVRPTAMYPVWETAATFLGWSTGVMGREAAMACTEAVETEIGSHYNDQVREILSWEAEAHSRGEELDDELKEMLTTFRRIRDEELEHLDHAVENDSKEARPYDPLVNAIRLGCRAAIKISERV